One Labilithrix sp. DNA window includes the following coding sequences:
- a CDS encoding protein kinase — protein MGIDEPRGRVGQLIAGKWQIDQRIGVGGMATVYAATHRTNGMRAAIKMLHAPLSRDASTRARFLREGYVANSVGHDGVVAVLDDGVAEDGAAFLVLELLEGETIDARRHRLGGSIPIEEALEVGVQALDALASAHEKGIVHRDVKPENVFLTNEGRVKLLDFGLAHMRDVQAEATKTGVTIGTPEFMPPEQAQGRRDVDARSDVWGVGATLFTIISGAFVHDDAQTIHEALIASATRRPRPLRELVPHLSPAIAQVIDRALELEMSDRWESAAHMRDALLAAQKPSGGKVYDSETALAMPTSRRRPDVVLVSDDTMQDSQPVDVRSGEVELAPTYADTTRRRKAKRREREERERVPPPAGTTRMANRPSRPAASPQGQFRAPMQTPSEEHETFAAPASMPPRSSPGSMPPRASMAPIHDPMEPTPIVNLHAHGHPSIPPEYMPQEHLPTDPSLRLVPQERPRQKESKETMILLGLALFFLCAAAGAFMMRSRR, from the coding sequence ATGGGGATCGACGAGCCGCGCGGCCGAGTCGGGCAGCTGATCGCCGGGAAATGGCAGATCGATCAGCGCATCGGCGTGGGCGGTATGGCCACCGTCTACGCCGCGACGCACCGCACGAACGGGATGCGCGCCGCGATCAAGATGCTGCACGCCCCGCTCTCGCGCGACGCGTCGACGCGCGCGCGCTTCCTCCGCGAGGGCTACGTCGCGAACTCGGTCGGGCACGACGGAGTCGTCGCGGTCCTCGACGACGGCGTCGCCGAAGACGGCGCGGCGTTCCTCGTCCTCGAGCTCCTCGAAGGCGAGACGATCGACGCGCGCCGCCATCGCCTCGGCGGCTCGATCCCGATCGAGGAGGCGCTCGAGGTCGGCGTGCAGGCGCTCGACGCGCTCGCGTCCGCGCACGAGAAGGGGATCGTCCATCGCGACGTGAAGCCCGAGAACGTGTTCCTCACGAACGAGGGCCGCGTGAAGCTCCTCGACTTCGGCCTCGCGCACATGCGCGACGTGCAAGCGGAGGCGACGAAGACGGGCGTGACGATCGGCACCCCGGAGTTCATGCCGCCGGAGCAGGCCCAGGGCCGCCGCGACGTCGACGCGCGCTCCGACGTCTGGGGCGTCGGCGCGACGCTGTTCACGATCATCAGCGGCGCGTTCGTCCACGACGACGCGCAGACGATCCACGAGGCGCTCATCGCCTCCGCCACGCGCCGTCCGCGTCCGCTCCGCGAGCTCGTGCCCCACCTCTCGCCCGCGATCGCGCAGGTGATCGATCGCGCGCTCGAGCTCGAGATGAGCGATCGCTGGGAGAGCGCCGCGCACATGCGCGACGCGCTCCTCGCGGCGCAGAAGCCCTCGGGCGGGAAGGTCTACGACAGCGAGACCGCGCTCGCGATGCCGACCTCGCGCCGCCGCCCCGACGTCGTGCTCGTCAGCGACGACACGATGCAGGACTCGCAGCCGGTCGACGTCCGCAGCGGCGAGGTCGAGCTCGCCCCGACCTACGCCGACACGACCCGGCGCCGGAAGGCGAAGCGCCGCGAACGCGAGGAGCGTGAACGCGTACCTCCGCCGGCCGGCACCACGCGCATGGCGAACCGCCCCTCGCGCCCCGCGGCGTCGCCGCAAGGTCAGTTCCGCGCGCCGATGCAGACGCCGTCGGAGGAGCACGAGACGTTCGCCGCGCCGGCCTCGATGCCGCCGCGGTCTTCGCCGGGCTCGATGCCGCCGCGCGCGTCGATGGCGCCGATCCACGATCCGATGGAGCCGACGCCGATCGTCAACCTCCACGCGCACGGGCACCCGAGCATCCCGCCGGAGTACATGCCGCAGGAGCACCTGCCGACCGACCCGAGCCTCCGCCTCGTGCCGCAGGAGCGCCCGCGGCAGAAAGAGTCGAAGGAGACGATGATCCTCCTCGGGCTCGCGCTCTTCTTCCTCTGCGCCGCGGCCGGCGCGTTCATGATGCGGTCGCGTCGATAG
- a CDS encoding VCBS repeat-containing protein, with protein MGGTNGANLSALDRRGTERLYGAKNGDRAKLGDYNGDGRADLLCHDLENGYKFIDYANASGQFQGGDWASAAAFCNHFSGRLFKGDFNGDGRQDLLCHDIGNGWKWIDYADTNGQLAGADWSTSTPFCNSSSGRLFVGDFNGDGRDDLLCHDIVGGGHSVWYTGASGQLGASTWSRPSAGCNSPDTRIMVGDFNGDGRDDLLCTGLDNGYRWIDYADSAGQFNSFNDFTTALGWCSHPGAELHIGDFNGDGRDDLLCHDTVSGNLFIDYASATGTFAWHDWSRVGAGCNHRTARLFIGDVNGDGRDDLVCHDVQGGQKWVDLADVNGQFSGWEWSVALNWCDIPSSELH; from the coding sequence GTGGGCGGAACCAATGGCGCAAACCTTTCGGCGCTCGACCGGCGAGGTACAGAGCGTCTATATGGCGCGAAAAACGGAGACCGAGCGAAACTGGGCGACTACAATGGAGATGGGCGTGCAGACTTGCTCTGCCACGACCTCGAGAACGGCTACAAGTTCATTGACTATGCAAACGCGTCCGGTCAGTTTCAAGGTGGTGATTGGGCCAGCGCGGCCGCGTTCTGCAATCACTTCTCGGGACGGCTATTCAAGGGAGACTTCAACGGCGACGGTCGTCAAGATCTGCTATGTCATGATATCGGTAATGGTTGGAAGTGGATAGACTACGCTGACACGAATGGTCAACTTGCCGGAGCCGATTGGTCGACGAGCACGCCGTTCTGCAATAGTTCCTCTGGCAGACTCTTCGTTGGCGACTTCAATGGCGACGGTCGTGACGACCTTCTTTGTCACGATATTGTCGGTGGCGGCCATTCGGTATGGTACACAGGTGCCTCTGGGCAGCTAGGAGCCTCCACATGGTCTCGCCCATCTGCCGGCTGCAATAGCCCTGACACTCGAATTATGGTCGGCGATTTCAATGGTGACGGTCGCGACGACCTTCTCTGCACCGGGCTAGACAACGGCTACCGCTGGATCGACTACGCCGACTCAGCTGGTCAGTTCAACAGTTTTAATGATTTTACGACGGCGCTGGGCTGGTGCAGTCATCCGGGGGCCGAGCTGCATATCGGTGATTTCAATGGCGATGGTCGCGACGACCTTCTCTGTCACGATACCGTGAGTGGGAATCTTTTTATCGACTACGCGAGCGCGACCGGCACCTTCGCGTGGCACGACTGGTCTCGAGTGGGGGCGGGCTGCAATCACCGAACTGCAAGGCTCTTTATCGGCGACGTCAATGGCGACGGTCGAGATGACCTCGTTTGCCATGATGTGCAGGGCGGTCAGAAATGGGTGGACTTGGCGGACGTAAATGGCCAGTTTAGTGGGTGGGAATGGTCGGTGGCACTCAACTGGTGCGACATTCCGAGTAGCGAGTTGCACTGA
- a CDS encoding HAMP domain-containing protein has protein sequence MRALSFRSKLLASHVAVVLAVVGIALLTLDRWLAADLGRQLDQRLEQQGKGALEWAEGGKRHPDRIASRIAHIVDAEVTLFGEDGTVLGASAIEARLDIGPEVEIAKRGEVGKAARWRSGREMHYVAVVGEDGTILRLAQPLSEINATVAETRRRLVFASSLALLVAIVLGFLASRVASRPLAEMTTTATRLAEGEFDTPIEEGAADEFGVLRRALSSLATQLSARIGDLVAERDRLHRLMTIRRDFVANVSHELRTPVTSIQGYAETLLRKDPKPEMRAQFVEVIHRQAQRMGALVEQLLALSELEVRGKDDLAKEDVELVAVARHVRETVAGHAEKRKVTVAIDVPSDLHLRADPEGLERALLNLVDNAVKYGKDGGNVRVSARSEGGEVTIEVVDDGEGIEAQHLPRLFERFYRVDAGRSRDRGGAGLGLAIVKHLVESMDGTIAVESTVGAGTTFRIVLFTR, from the coding sequence GTGCGAGCCCTCAGCTTCCGCTCGAAGCTCCTCGCCAGTCACGTCGCCGTCGTGCTCGCGGTCGTGGGCATCGCGCTCCTCACGCTCGATCGCTGGCTCGCGGCCGACCTCGGCCGCCAGCTCGATCAACGGCTCGAGCAGCAGGGAAAGGGCGCGCTCGAGTGGGCCGAGGGCGGCAAGCGCCACCCCGATCGCATCGCGTCGCGCATCGCGCACATCGTCGACGCCGAGGTCACGCTCTTCGGCGAAGACGGGACCGTCCTCGGCGCCTCCGCGATCGAGGCGCGCCTCGACATCGGGCCCGAGGTCGAGATCGCGAAGCGCGGCGAGGTCGGCAAGGCCGCGCGCTGGCGCAGCGGACGCGAGATGCACTACGTCGCCGTCGTCGGCGAAGACGGGACGATCCTCCGCCTCGCGCAGCCGCTCTCCGAGATCAACGCCACCGTCGCCGAGACGCGGCGGCGCCTCGTCTTCGCGTCGTCGCTCGCGCTCCTCGTCGCGATCGTGCTCGGGTTCCTCGCGTCCCGCGTCGCGTCGCGACCGCTCGCCGAGATGACGACGACCGCGACGCGCCTCGCCGAGGGCGAGTTCGACACGCCGATCGAAGAGGGCGCGGCGGACGAGTTCGGCGTCCTCCGCCGCGCGCTCTCGTCCCTCGCGACCCAGCTCTCCGCGCGCATCGGCGACCTCGTCGCCGAGCGCGACCGGCTCCATCGCCTCATGACGATCCGCCGCGACTTCGTCGCCAACGTCTCGCACGAGCTGCGGACGCCGGTGACGTCGATCCAGGGCTACGCCGAGACGCTGCTGCGGAAGGACCCGAAGCCGGAGATGCGCGCGCAGTTCGTCGAGGTCATTCACCGCCAGGCGCAGCGGATGGGCGCGCTCGTGGAGCAGCTCCTCGCGCTCTCGGAGCTCGAGGTGCGCGGCAAGGACGACCTCGCGAAGGAGGACGTCGAGCTCGTCGCGGTCGCGCGCCACGTGCGCGAGACGGTCGCGGGCCACGCCGAGAAGCGGAAGGTGACCGTCGCGATCGACGTCCCGAGCGACCTCCACCTCCGCGCCGATCCGGAGGGGCTCGAGCGCGCGCTCTTGAACCTCGTCGACAACGCGGTGAAGTACGGCAAAGACGGCGGCAACGTGCGCGTGAGCGCGCGGAGCGAGGGCGGCGAGGTCACGATCGAGGTCGTCGACGACGGCGAGGGGATCGAGGCGCAGCACCTCCCGCGCCTCTTCGAGCGCTTCTATCGCGTCGACGCGGGGCGCTCGCGCGATCGCGGCGGCGCCGGCCTCGGCCTCGCGATCGTGAAGCACCTCGTCGAGTCGATGGACGGGACGATCGCGGTCGAGAGCACCGTCGGCGCGGGGACGACCTTCCGGATCGTCCTTTTTACTCGGTGA
- a CDS encoding DUF962 domain-containing protein: protein MADREIETFEEFWDFYVGEHKDKGTRILHFVGTTAAMACVAGGLLTKRRWLLLAAPFCGYGPAWIGHFFVEKNKPASFKYPLWSLQADFVMWWKTVKGEMDAEVERVVREAAERAAEASPPAESGEQAAAYSSDTVN, encoded by the coding sequence ATGGCCGACCGCGAGATCGAGACGTTCGAGGAGTTTTGGGACTTCTACGTCGGTGAGCACAAGGACAAGGGGACGCGCATCCTCCATTTCGTCGGGACCACCGCGGCGATGGCGTGCGTCGCGGGCGGGCTGCTCACGAAGCGGCGCTGGCTCCTCCTCGCCGCGCCTTTCTGCGGCTACGGCCCCGCGTGGATCGGGCACTTCTTCGTCGAGAAGAACAAACCGGCGAGCTTCAAGTACCCGCTCTGGTCGCTCCAGGCCGACTTCGTGATGTGGTGGAAGACGGTCAAGGGCGAGATGGACGCCGAGGTCGAGCGCGTCGTCCGCGAGGCGGCCGAACGGGCGGCCGAAGCCTCTCCGCCGGCCGAATCCGGCGAGCAAGCCGCCGCCTACTCGAGTGACACCGTCAACTAG
- a CDS encoding class I SAM-dependent methyltransferase: protein MPRARGLRRPRDREHRARAPVRRAHVPDDPLLDPPAEAPLGHGPPPPGRGTHPRHRLRLRPLSAYFAQTQSELSILGVDPNATRIEMARRVADHIGLAQNEYFAGDARDVKLDGKFAGAYVLDLMHHIPEADQIALLERLRDLLAPRGALSHQGDHDRARLRRGVHTPPRSRDGRL, encoded by the coding sequence TTGCCACGAGCCCGAGGTCTACGGCGTCCGCGGGATCGCGAACATCGTGCGCGAGCTCCCGTTCGTCGAGCGCACGTACCCGACGATCCGCTTCTCGATCCTCCGGCCGAAGCTCCTCTCGGTCATGGACCTCCTCCTCCCGGACGAGGGACGCATCCTCGACATCGGCTGCGGCTTCGGCCTCTCTCCGCGTACTTCGCGCAGACGCAGTCGGAGCTCAGCATCCTCGGCGTCGATCCGAACGCCACGCGCATCGAGATGGCGCGCCGGGTGGCGGACCACATCGGCCTCGCGCAGAACGAGTACTTCGCGGGCGACGCGCGCGACGTGAAGCTCGATGGCAAGTTCGCGGGCGCGTACGTCCTCGACCTGATGCACCACATCCCGGAGGCGGATCAGATCGCGCTCCTCGAGCGCCTTCGCGATCTCCTCGCCCCGCGCGGCGCTCTGAGTCATCAAGGAGATCACGACCGAGCCCGCCTTCGGCGTGGAGTTCATACGCCTCCTCGATCGCGTGATGGTCGGCTGTAA
- a CDS encoding ankyrin repeat domain-containing protein: MRERAVLVAVQCVAIAWFSPGAGFPLDDAWIHQVVARTFAETGTLGFAPDQHGAAATSYLWAALLAINLKVFHVEPTRWALALNVAAAIATGQLLFGLVDRARPEHAEERTWRAVAAVTTLFACVSPNVLWFTTSGMEAMPFVALSLYSTTSGLRPDTPPQTRPSRGARGSLRDRLRGRFWGPGVAAGFGAGVLALLRPEAVPLGGLLVFVSFWRTRDVRAAARVAVPWLAGVALYVGSNLAKTGHALPSTLAGRRWLWFESTAGLGRVDRVLDFLDAWNTRLGSYTFEVGGAVLWVFVAIAAYGAVRLARGKAAGIGLVFVWALFHAAFYALMLPTPGHGGRYQPLTPLLFALCLPLGATFLLGELARIAGLEDAKLGARAALGVLPFVVLAAPVAGSLRKANALAVQHIETTEKGAGFYVKTLPPGNVAAFDIGASTWTSGRRVLDLGGLSDPKIAALLEQGRVSTWLEENEVEWLVLPEAYENVLPDFGDYAWRLHLRENAAIRLEPMRVFETPFERWLPAIKATWNAAPKQVVFRVHYPKGPPPAEVAVVAPAARRPIEDPAAIVPRRDRIVAEHMLAVLDAWSFPLEIHALPKPPPPSFEGRTSCAIAFGGWGFAVAGCRIHASLKTTLFEQAGRYLDAGDMGGAVRAIPHLVASVRRLADPTFHPPLAPLDPPTPGGAEYPASKAGRYGLALFALALVVATGIDLAARRGLRVRRSAASVASVASVSSAAALLFALGGCARDDDVARAVVHGRGAVEQALANGGSPNGSGGRVPILAAAHAGDAHVLALLIEKGADPAVKDANGVDALIITTRDGNPTAAAVVLGALRARGKGVDDKAGPRVRTALQDACAGGNVELVRLLLDANASPNEKDWFGQTPLHIIAGVEGLRAAIIAQLLLQHDADASLTDARGFTPLHAAAMTDNFMLARVLAREPVRVRTPAGETALDVALRYRKDRAAEVLLQAGSPLDSEGAWPPLHEAARMDAEERIAALLAIGADTRRRFAQKTALDIAKEHGSKRAITLLEAGAHTPPRAARGLPRDL, translated from the coding sequence TTGCGCGAACGAGCCGTGCTCGTCGCCGTGCAATGCGTCGCGATCGCATGGTTCTCGCCGGGGGCGGGGTTCCCGCTCGACGACGCGTGGATCCATCAGGTCGTCGCCCGCACCTTCGCCGAGACCGGGACGCTGGGGTTCGCGCCGGACCAGCACGGCGCCGCGGCGACGAGCTACCTCTGGGCGGCGCTCCTCGCGATCAACCTGAAGGTCTTCCACGTCGAGCCGACGCGCTGGGCGCTCGCGCTGAACGTCGCCGCCGCGATCGCGACGGGACAGCTCCTCTTCGGCCTCGTCGATCGCGCGAGGCCCGAGCACGCGGAGGAGCGGACCTGGCGCGCGGTCGCCGCGGTCACGACGCTGTTCGCGTGCGTCTCGCCGAACGTGCTGTGGTTCACGACCTCGGGCATGGAGGCGATGCCCTTCGTCGCGCTGTCGCTGTACTCGACAACGTCGGGGCTTCGCCCCGACACCCCACCCCAGACACGGCCCTCGCGCGGGGCGCGAGGGTCGCTTCGCGACCGCTTGCGCGGCCGCTTCTGGGGCCCCGGGGTGGCCGCGGGGTTTGGGGCGGGAGTGCTTGCGTTGCTGCGGCCGGAGGCGGTGCCGCTTGGTGGGTTGCTCGTTTTCGTGTCGTTTTGGCGGACGCGGGACGTTCGCGCGGCCGCGAGGGTCGCGGTGCCGTGGCTCGCTGGGGTCGCGCTGTACGTCGGGTCGAACCTCGCGAAGACGGGGCACGCGCTCCCGAGCACGCTCGCGGGGAGGCGCTGGCTCTGGTTCGAGTCGACCGCGGGCCTCGGGCGCGTCGATCGCGTGCTCGACTTCCTCGACGCGTGGAACACGCGGCTCGGCTCGTACACCTTCGAGGTCGGCGGCGCGGTGCTGTGGGTCTTCGTCGCGATCGCGGCGTACGGCGCGGTCCGCCTCGCGCGCGGGAAGGCCGCGGGGATCGGGCTCGTGTTCGTGTGGGCCCTCTTCCACGCCGCGTTCTACGCGCTCATGCTGCCGACGCCGGGGCACGGAGGCCGCTACCAGCCGCTCACGCCGCTGCTCTTCGCGCTGTGCCTCCCGCTCGGGGCGACGTTCCTCCTCGGCGAGCTCGCGCGCATCGCGGGGCTCGAGGACGCGAAGCTCGGCGCGCGCGCGGCGCTCGGCGTCCTCCCGTTCGTCGTCCTCGCCGCGCCCGTCGCGGGCTCGCTGCGGAAGGCGAACGCCCTCGCGGTGCAGCACATCGAGACGACGGAGAAGGGGGCCGGCTTCTACGTGAAGACGCTGCCGCCGGGGAACGTGGCCGCGTTCGACATCGGCGCGAGCACCTGGACGAGCGGACGCCGCGTCCTCGATCTCGGGGGCCTCTCCGATCCAAAGATCGCCGCGCTCCTCGAGCAGGGCCGCGTCTCGACGTGGCTCGAGGAGAACGAGGTGGAGTGGCTCGTGCTGCCCGAGGCCTACGAGAACGTCTTGCCCGATTTCGGCGACTACGCGTGGCGCCTCCACCTCCGTGAGAACGCCGCGATCCGGCTCGAGCCGATGCGCGTCTTCGAGACTCCGTTCGAGCGCTGGCTCCCCGCGATCAAGGCGACGTGGAACGCGGCGCCGAAGCAGGTCGTCTTCCGCGTCCACTACCCGAAGGGCCCGCCGCCGGCCGAGGTCGCGGTCGTCGCGCCGGCGGCCCGCCGGCCGATCGAGGACCCCGCCGCGATCGTGCCGCGCCGCGACCGCATCGTCGCGGAGCACATGCTCGCGGTCCTCGACGCGTGGAGCTTCCCGCTCGAGATCCACGCGCTGCCGAAGCCGCCGCCGCCGTCGTTCGAGGGTCGCACGAGCTGCGCGATCGCCTTCGGCGGCTGGGGCTTCGCGGTCGCCGGTTGCAGGATACATGCATCGCTGAAGACCACCCTCTTCGAGCAAGCCGGCCGCTACCTCGACGCCGGCGACATGGGCGGCGCGGTCCGCGCGATCCCGCACCTCGTCGCGTCCGTCCGCCGCCTCGCCGACCCGACGTTCCATCCTCCCCTCGCGCCGCTCGATCCGCCCACCCCGGGCGGGGCGGAGTACCCCGCGTCGAAGGCGGGGCGCTACGGGCTCGCCCTCTTCGCGCTCGCGCTGGTCGTCGCGACCGGCATCGACCTCGCCGCCCGGCGCGGCCTCCGTGTTCGCCGCTCGGCTGCTTCGGTCGCTTCGGTCGCTTCGGTCTCTTCGGCGGCCGCGCTGCTCTTCGCGCTCGGCGGGTGCGCGCGTGACGACGACGTCGCGCGCGCGGTCGTGCACGGTCGCGGCGCGGTCGAGCAGGCGCTCGCGAACGGCGGCTCGCCGAACGGGAGCGGCGGCCGCGTGCCCATCCTCGCCGCGGCGCACGCGGGCGACGCGCACGTCCTCGCGCTCCTGATCGAGAAGGGCGCGGACCCCGCGGTGAAGGACGCGAACGGCGTCGACGCGCTCATCATCACGACGCGGGACGGGAACCCCACCGCGGCGGCGGTCGTCCTCGGCGCGCTGCGTGCGCGCGGCAAGGGCGTGGACGACAAGGCGGGCCCGCGCGTCCGCACGGCATTGCAGGACGCATGCGCGGGCGGGAACGTCGAGCTAGTGCGGCTCCTCCTCGACGCGAACGCGAGCCCGAACGAAAAGGACTGGTTCGGGCAGACGCCGCTCCACATCATCGCCGGCGTCGAGGGCCTGCGCGCCGCGATCATCGCGCAGCTCCTCCTCCAGCACGACGCCGACGCGTCGCTCACGGACGCGCGCGGCTTCACCCCGCTCCACGCCGCCGCGATGACCGACAACTTCATGCTCGCGCGCGTGCTCGCCCGCGAGCCGGTCCGCGTCCGCACGCCGGCGGGCGAGACCGCGCTCGACGTCGCGCTCCGCTACCGCAAGGACCGCGCGGCGGAGGTGCTGCTCCAGGCGGGGAGCCCGCTCGATAGCGAGGGCGCGTGGCCCCCGCTCCACGAGGCGGCGCGGATGGACGCGGAGGAGCGCATCGCCGCCCTCCTCGCGATCGGCGCCGACACCCGCCGCCGCTTCGCACAGAAGACCGCCCTCGACATCGCAAAGGAGCACGGCAGCAAACGCGCCATCACGCTCCTCGAGGCAGGCGCCCACACCCCACCGCGCGCCGCGCGAGGCCTCCCGCGAGACCTCTGA
- a CDS encoding class I SAM-dependent methyltransferase has product MENEAKAEREPLSSRFIRVLSGGPAPTKRRYDAPEIYGVSAMSKIVRALPAVERTYATIRFAIMRPKLLSVMDLLLPDEGRILDIGCGFGLFAAYFAQTQPDRQIFGVDPNAARIEMAKRVAAEVGVGNTYVAGDARDVQIDGKFAGAYVLDVMHHIPEEDQVALLERIRDMLAPRGVLVIKDITTEPTVGLEFTRLLDRLMVGWREPLCYRHHREWGAILERLGFKVRAVRVPDVMPYPHVVIAATKLG; this is encoded by the coding sequence ATGGAGAACGAAGCAAAGGCGGAGCGCGAGCCTCTTTCGAGCAGGTTCATCCGCGTGCTCTCCGGCGGGCCCGCTCCGACGAAGCGCCGCTACGACGCGCCGGAGATCTACGGCGTCAGCGCGATGTCGAAGATCGTGCGCGCGCTCCCGGCCGTCGAGCGCACCTACGCGACCATCCGCTTCGCGATCATGCGGCCGAAGCTCCTCAGCGTCATGGACCTCCTCCTCCCGGACGAGGGGCGCATTCTCGATATCGGGTGCGGCTTTGGCCTGTTCGCCGCGTATTTCGCGCAGACGCAGCCCGACCGACAGATCTTTGGCGTCGATCCCAACGCCGCGCGTATCGAGATGGCGAAACGCGTCGCGGCCGAGGTCGGCGTAGGCAACACGTACGTCGCAGGTGACGCGCGGGACGTGCAGATCGATGGCAAGTTCGCTGGTGCGTACGTCCTCGACGTCATGCACCACATCCCGGAGGAGGATCAGGTCGCGCTCCTCGAGCGCATTCGCGACATGCTCGCCCCGCGCGGCGTCCTCGTCATCAAGGACATCACCACCGAGCCGACGGTGGGCCTCGAGTTCACGCGCTTGCTCGATCGCCTCATGGTCGGCTGGCGAGAGCCGCTCTGCTACCGCCACCACCGCGAGTGGGGCGCCATCCTCGAGCGGCTCGGCTTCAAGGTCCGCGCCGTGCGCGTGCCCGACGTGATGCCGTACCCGCACGTCGTGATCGCCGCCACCAAGCTGGGATGA
- a CDS encoding FkbM family methyltransferase: protein MLGVPTNSKPTWITKLAGMPVVHKAIKLFRVQQIASRALTVIPMKRRLKRTGMEYRVRFLESLLIADEIFQRGIYREAFEEKEIRTFMDLGSNVGYFPLFAVEETGRRDMIGLVVDGNEQMAEESRWHADHNALGKVHVKFGVVGYPRDVSEATFFVNPSNVASSAQPVLNPDVPAKGESKPVTVPAVDVFGEWRKIAGDARIDLMKVDIEGFESDFIKNSAEALSITDRLVIEWHKWVNGRDAIDALLAEHGFTLRKVISEDPHCGVAIYDKKPTAHA, encoded by the coding sequence ATGCTGGGCGTTCCGACCAACTCGAAGCCGACGTGGATCACGAAGCTCGCGGGGATGCCCGTGGTGCACAAAGCGATCAAGCTCTTCCGGGTCCAGCAGATCGCGTCGCGGGCGCTCACCGTCATCCCGATGAAGCGCCGCCTCAAGCGGACCGGAATGGAGTACCGCGTCCGCTTCCTCGAGAGCCTGCTCATTGCCGACGAGATCTTCCAGCGCGGCATCTATCGCGAGGCGTTCGAGGAGAAGGAGATCCGCACGTTCATGGACCTCGGGTCGAACGTCGGCTACTTCCCGCTATTTGCGGTCGAGGAGACGGGGCGCCGCGACATGATCGGCCTCGTCGTCGACGGGAACGAGCAGATGGCGGAGGAGTCGCGCTGGCACGCTGACCACAACGCGCTCGGGAAGGTGCACGTGAAGTTCGGCGTGGTGGGCTACCCGCGCGACGTGAGCGAGGCGACCTTCTTCGTGAACCCCTCCAACGTCGCGTCGTCGGCGCAGCCGGTGCTCAACCCGGACGTCCCGGCGAAGGGCGAGAGCAAGCCGGTCACGGTGCCCGCCGTCGACGTGTTCGGCGAGTGGCGGAAGATCGCCGGGGACGCGCGCATCGATCTGATGAAGGTCGACATCGAGGGCTTCGAGTCGGACTTCATCAAGAACTCGGCGGAGGCGCTCTCGATCACCGATCGCCTCGTCATCGAGTGGCACAAATGGGTGAACGGCCGTGACGCGATCGACGCGCTCCTCGCCGAGCACGGCTTCACGCTCCGCAAGGTCATCTCGGAGGACCCGCACTGCGGCGTCGCCATCTACGACAAGAAGCCGACGGCGCACGCGTGA